From the genome of Candidatus Binatia bacterium:
CGCGCAAGACCCCACTCCACGCCGTCGCGGCCGGGTGGACCCTTCGTTCGGGCCCGGAGAAGCGCCTGACCCCATGGTTCGATTTGTACCCCGCCGTGACGCGTAAGTCATCGCCGGATTGGGCGCAAGGCCGGTCGGCCTGACGCCGGATCGGGGCGGCCGCTTCTGTCTTGACCGTGCGAGCATGCCGGTGGTAGTCGTAAAAGGTCCCAGCGAAATGAGACCCGGTGCCGCGATGTACTTGCTCCCGCGTGGCGGGTTAGGGGTGGCGACGCCCTGAGGAGGGCCGTGGTCCCATGTTCGAACCCTTGCGTTTTCACTCCGATTTCTATCGGCGCGACGCGCTCTCCGCCGTCGCCGAGCGCTATCGGCACCGCGTGCAGGTGGAGCTTGCCGAGATCGGCGCTGAAATCGTCGCCCGCCTCGATGCACAGGCACCGTTGTCCGACGCCGACTGGCAGGCCCTGCGCGACGAGTTCTGTACGGAGGCGCTTTCCGTAACGGCGCGTACGCTTCGCGACGCCGGCGGCGACGAACGCCGCCAGCGCGAACCTGCGGCAGTACCCTCGGTACCGCCGTGGACTCTGCTGGCTCCGTTCGAGCAAGGTTCGGCGCTCGGCCTGGGCTGGGTCCTCGACTCCCTCAGCCCGATCCGCTCCGGCGCCGCGACCATCGCGCTCAGACACGAGCACGGCGGCACCGCCCGGGTCACTCTCCGTCGCAATACCGGCGCCCCGCTCGGCGTGGCCCACACCGCGCACCTCGATTTCATGCTCATGAACGGCGGGGCGGGCACCCAGCAGACCGAGGAGTCTCTCGCCCAGATCCTCATCTCGGTCGCCGCGACCTTACGACAGCGCGACGCAATCGTCGCCGCCGACCCCATGCTGGCCGGTCTCCTGCCTCATACCGAGGGCCAGACCGCCCGCGCCCCCGGCAGGCCCGGCGTCGTCGCCAACGCCACTTCGGCCAGACGCATCACGCCGCAGATCGACGTCGACAACGGCGTGGTCCGCTTCGAGATCGACGAAACCGGCGTCAGCCGCCTCGCCCTGTACGACGCCGTCCTGACCTTCGCCGATTCGGCCTTCGTCTTCGTGTCGCGTCCGGCCGAACGGCGCATCGCCCTGCAGTTGCGTCCGCGGCGCGACGCGTCCGCCGCGGCGCTCAAGGCGCTCGCCCGCGATGCCACCCGCGCGCTCAACCATGTCGCCCGCGGATCCAGCCCGGCCGCCGAGCACAGCGCCGGCCTGCCCGGGCTCGCCCGCCGCAACGTCGATCTCACGGCGCTACTGGCCGAGCTGGAAGCCGCCGATGCAGCGACACTCGGGCTCGGATTCCAGCCGGAACGCGGTCCCGGACACGAGAACATGCGTGTCCTCAATGTCCGCGGCACCGGCGCCTGCAACAGCGCCTGCGTGTTC
Proteins encoded in this window:
- a CDS encoding radical SAM protein; amino-acid sequence: MFEPLRFHSDFYRRDALSAVAERYRHRVQVELAEIGAEIVARLDAQAPLSDADWQALRDEFCTEALSVTARTLRDAGGDERRQREPAAVPSVPPWTLLAPFEQGSALGLGWVLDSLSPIRSGAATIALRHEHGGTARVTLRRNTGAPLGVAHTAHLDFMLMNGGAGTQQTEESLAQILISVAATLRQRDAIVAADPMLAGLLPHTEGQTARAPGRPGVVANATSARRITPQIDVDNGVVRFEIDETGVSRLALYDAVLTFADSAFVFVSRPAERRIALQLRPRRDASAAALKALARDATRALNHVARGSSPAAEHSAGLPGLARRNVDLTALLAELEAADAATLGLGFQPERGPGHENMRVLNVRGTGACNSACVFCIEKYNPTHRPMPKADATRDLIADSAGAFDMLFFAAGEPTIHPKLFEYVELARSVGFTCFGMSSHFRTMADPRFTLKLLQAGFEYFDIALHAADPAAQLDVNPIGDDGHSLAEALKGLAVLFRLAEALGIRISVTHKIVVTRMNFTGLEPIFRSTYDRGVRHFLIQPVRAMGLAPEIQAKIDISEEEILPHLNAFLSRTEGLGAIIKPYGFSRQGLFAGAHVEVEQNRIKNVYGRARNGDGTAPLPAGSEQRPADARYWVRVQAANHGSFAFATDGSAPVLDEGLGRGARLNFGCRMGSCGMCCARLLEGEVDQRNQIFLTDEQVAQGFVLLCQARPQSDVVLELCTEDEIDQL